TCATAGGACCTGTTGTTGGTCATGGTGACGTTTACCATGATCCGGTCATAGCCCTCGGCGGGCTCCCCCATGTCCGTAACCGGAGACCAGCTGTTCACCCTCATGTCCACGTTCCCCGCATCGGCCTCATTGGACACGACCCAGACGCCTACCGCGGCGATTGCCACGACGGCCACCACGACCACCGCCAGCACGACCAGTATGGCCGGCAGGGCGCTCTGCTTGGGTGGCGGGGAGTAATACTGCACCGGCGGGGGTGATGGTCCCCGGGGCGCTCCCGGCGCGGGGGCCTCCCCTCCAAGGGGTGCGCCGCAGCTGGTGCAGAACCTGCCATCATCGGCCACCTGATCGCCGCATTGAGGACATGTAGCCATATTTGACC
The window above is part of the Methanomassiliicoccus luminyensis B10 genome. Proteins encoded here:
- a CDS encoding DUF4352 domain-containing protein, coding for MATCPQCGDQVADDGRFCTSCGAPLGGEAPAPGAPRGPSPPPVQYYSPPPKQSALPAILVVLAVVVVAVVAIAAVGVWVVSNEADAGNVDMRVNSWSPVTDMGEPAEGYDRIMVNVTMTNNRSYDIPIVWYFFLLTVNGTEHRADYEQQYSVMSSGSIPAGEARTFPVIFDIPEGADPATLSYNMYFINVSAPVP